The Thermasporomyces composti region CGCTCACGGCTCGGGTCGTGGGCCGCTACGCCTCGCCGACCGTGTGCGTGCTGGGGGCCGCCGGAAAATCCGGGTCGCTCGCCGTCGCCGCGGCCCGCCGCGCCGGCGCGGCCCGGGTCATCGGCGTCGTGCCGATCGAGGAGGAGGCGACCCTCCTGGAAGCCTCCCGCCTCGCTGACACGGTGGTCGTTGCCGACGCCTGCGACCCGGTCGGGGTTGCCGACGCGGTGGGCAAAGCTGGTGGTCCGGCCGACATCACCGTCGTCTGCGTCGACGTTCCCGGCTGTGAAGGCGGCGCCGTCCTCGCCACGGCCGACGGTGGGACGGTCGTCTTCTTCTCGATGGCGACGTCGTTCAGCGCGGCCGCTCTCGGCGCCGAAGGGGTCGCGGCCGACGTCACCATGCTGATCGGGAACGGCTACGTGCCCGGCCACGCGGAGTACGCGTTCGACCTGCTCCGCGCGGAGCCCGCCCTGCGAGCCTTGTTCGAGGCGAGACTCCGCCGATGACGTGCACCATGCCTGCTGCCACGACGCCTGCTGCCACGACGCCCGCCATCGCGATCACTCGTCGGGGACGCCACGACGACCACACGTGGGCTTTCGAACCGAGTTCAGGAAACCCGACGCGGTTCGCTCGCCCAGATTCTCCGCAGCGGAGCCAGTCCTTCCTCAACGTACTCCGCGATCGGTCGATCGCCTCCGTCGCGGAACCACGACTCCAGTGCCCCGAAGTACCCGAACGCGAGCGCGTTGGCCACGACCCTGGCCTGGGACGGGCTCAGTCCACCTTCGGTGGCCAGCAGGGGTGCGATCCGTTGCGCGGCGCGGTCGAGCGCAGCGCAGGCGGCCATCCGCACCGATGGCTCGGTGAAGAAGTAGCGCACTCGGCGCCATGGACTCGCGTTGCGCCCCGCGCGCTCGTCCGGAACCGCCTCGTACCGACGAACCGCTTGGAGGAGGCTGTCGACCGGATCCGCGGGATTCACCAACTCCCGGAGCGCCTCGGAGCCCATGGTGTCGAACTCATCGGCGACCAGGATTCCCTCCTTGGTGCCGAAGTAGCGATACACCGACGACGGCGAGACGCCGGCGGCCGCGGCGATCTCCTCGATCGTGACAGCGGTGAACCCGCGCTCGTCGAACAGGTCCAAGGCCCGCTCCTGGATCGCGTGCATCGCGGCGCGCCGCCACTGGTCACGTAGTCCGGCCATGAGGTGATCCTACAGAAGAACGGAGAGTGACTATCAGTTTGACTTTTCCTTTCAGCCTTCGGAGCGTAGAGTGACTCTCTCCGAGACAGTCACTGTCTGAACGGGACGGGCGTGCCAGGGTCGCGCGCCTGCGCGTGAGGACACCTCCGACGAGACAGGAGATCGACATGACGCCAGCGACGACGAACGCGCGGCGCACGGCACGCGAGTGGACGCTGTTCGTGGTGATGGGGATCGGGCTCGCCCTGACGGTCGCCGTGACCGTCTACCCGCTCGCCAATCGAGGCTTGCTCGCTGACCACGTTCGAGCCGGCTACCCGAGCTACCACGAAGGCGAGATCGCGACCGCCGTGACCTGGTACCTGGCCATTCTGGCGGTTCTCGGCGGTCTGGGCGTGCTGAGCTGGCTCGGCACCATCTGGGCGACGTGGGTCCGCAAGGGCTGGGCGCCGTGGCTCGCGACGGTGATCCTGGCGGTCGCGGTCTGCGTCGTCCTCGCCGGGCTCACCGTGAAGGACACGTCCGGCGACGTCGGACTCGCCCCGGCGGTCGGCTGGCTGCAGGTCCTGCCCTGCCTTGCCGGACTGTCGGCCGTCGTGCTGCTGTGGGGTGGTCGGCGGTGAGGCCTCCAGGCTTGCTGCGCCGGATCGCCGCCTCCGCGGCGCGCCGCGCGGGTGCGATCAAGCGCGCGATGTACCGAGGCGGGCGTCCCGGCCCGCTCATGCGGTTGTGGAACCGCGTGGACGCGTGGGCGTACTCGACTGGCCGGGTGTACCCCGACCACGCCGCCGTGTTGATGGTGCGCGGACGTCACACCGGCAAGGTCAGCGCTGTCCCCATCGCGATCGCCGACCTCGCGGGGGAGGAGTTCGTGGTGTCCATGCTGGGCCCGAACGCGCAATGGGTTCGCAACGTGGAGGCCGCCGGTGGCGGCGCAGTCCTGCGACGCCG contains the following coding sequences:
- a CDS encoding TetR/AcrR family transcriptional regulator, yielding MAGLRDQWRRAAMHAIQERALDLFDERGFTAVTIEEIAAAAGVSPSSVYRYFGTKEGILVADEFDTMGSEALRELVNPADPVDSLLQAVRRYEAVPDERAGRNASPWRRVRYFFTEPSVRMAACAALDRAAQRIAPLLATEGGLSPSQARVVANALAFGYFGALESWFRDGGDRPIAEYVEEGLAPLRRIWASEPRRVS